A window of the Gordonia humi genome harbors these coding sequences:
- a CDS encoding GNAT family N-acetyltransferase — MTDGPMTDETDETLVTLEVYDGPPHEAAADLIARARRGDAEMSFGPPPTSTTPEPTTTVEVRTDLHRWTLRAADRSRPAAVVTARPGIGAVVVDIVVAPEYRSTGVATAAVERLLAAPERLVGDAESILACAYGSHPAALRLAARFGSTVVAARHHLVRPDSGPARRPPEPTERAPIRDDRWAVLAETPVDGGPDEIVVDADDDARIELLRSAGLRHDRTDVLIRTATGSTP; from the coding sequence ATGACCGACGGTCCGATGACCGACGAGACCGACGAGACCCTGGTGACTCTCGAGGTCTACGACGGTCCGCCGCACGAGGCGGCCGCCGACCTCATCGCCCGCGCCCGCCGGGGCGACGCCGAGATGAGTTTCGGTCCGCCGCCGACCTCGACGACGCCCGAGCCGACGACCACCGTGGAGGTGCGCACCGACCTTCACCGGTGGACGCTGCGCGCCGCGGACCGGTCGCGGCCCGCCGCCGTGGTGACCGCGCGCCCGGGAATCGGCGCGGTGGTCGTCGACATCGTCGTCGCACCCGAGTACCGATCGACCGGAGTCGCGACCGCGGCGGTCGAGCGGCTGCTGGCCGCCCCGGAACGGCTCGTCGGCGACGCCGAGAGCATCTTGGCCTGCGCATACGGCTCACATCCCGCCGCTCTTCGACTCGCCGCCCGATTCGGTTCGACGGTGGTCGCCGCGCGTCACCACCTGGTTCGCCCGGACTCCGGCCCGGCCCGCCGGCCACCCGAGCCGACCGAGCGGGCGCCCATCCGCGACGACCGGTGGGCGGTCCTCGCCGAGACCCCGGTCGACGGCGGACCGGACGAGATCGTCGTCGACGCCGACGACGACGCCCGCATCGAACTCCTCCGGTCGGCGGGCCTGCGCCACGACCGCACCGACGTCCTCATTCGCACAGCCACCGGGAGCACCCCATGA
- a CDS encoding class I adenylate-forming enzyme family protein, which translates to MNTTILRPLSAWTTRRPDELAVACGATSLTWAQLDAASTRAAAELAAEHGVTYGDRVAIGGRPTTEWVVTALGAIKLGAVVCPLNERSGAADLALAVGQTEPTVIVVSEALAAGVSGLDVPVADLDRVGRAEGSQTELAPVPVRGDDPVAVLSTSGSTGTPKGVVFTHESLISSFFEWCLAEPTFLHARALSVSSMAFGAGLLNGFLGPLVLGGSVVYLPEWDPSVALALIRDHHVNHLGATTLFYEQMAAHPDFADADLSSLTIAFTGGNPVTADLIRLWGDKGIGLRQAYGLTESQSHATIPTVPEAMAKPDSVGIGGVLNEFHVVRVDGTECATDEPGEIVIDGPGMAAGYWRAPELTEDVFGGGRLRTGDIGVRDDDGSIRVVGRTKDIIISGGINIYAAELERVISELDEVAEIAVIGVADHEFGETPAALVRTVADSGLTADDVVAHCRARLSGYKAPRYVEFLDAPLPRTAGMKIRKGDLRTDYADLPSRGTRIGTASRA; encoded by the coding sequence ATGAACACGACCATCCTTCGCCCGTTGTCCGCGTGGACCACGCGTCGCCCCGACGAGCTCGCCGTCGCCTGCGGTGCCACGAGTCTCACCTGGGCGCAGCTCGACGCCGCATCGACGCGCGCGGCGGCCGAACTCGCCGCAGAGCACGGTGTGACCTACGGCGATCGCGTCGCGATCGGCGGACGTCCCACCACCGAATGGGTCGTCACCGCGCTGGGCGCGATCAAGCTCGGCGCCGTCGTGTGCCCGCTCAACGAACGCAGCGGCGCGGCCGACCTCGCACTGGCGGTGGGGCAGACCGAGCCGACGGTGATCGTCGTGTCCGAGGCGCTCGCGGCGGGAGTGTCCGGTCTGGACGTACCGGTCGCCGACCTCGATCGCGTCGGCCGCGCCGAGGGATCGCAGACCGAGCTCGCGCCGGTGCCGGTCCGCGGCGACGATCCGGTCGCCGTGCTGTCCACGTCGGGGTCCACCGGGACGCCCAAGGGCGTGGTGTTCACGCACGAATCGCTGATCAGCAGCTTCTTCGAATGGTGCCTGGCCGAGCCGACCTTTCTGCACGCTCGCGCGCTGAGCGTCAGCTCGATGGCCTTCGGCGCGGGGCTGCTCAACGGCTTCCTCGGACCGTTGGTGCTGGGCGGCAGCGTCGTGTACCTGCCCGAATGGGATCCGTCCGTCGCGCTGGCGCTCATCCGCGACCATCACGTCAATCATCTCGGCGCCACCACGCTCTTCTACGAACAGATGGCCGCCCATCCCGATTTCGCCGACGCCGATCTGTCGTCGTTGACGATCGCCTTCACCGGCGGCAACCCGGTGACCGCCGACCTCATCCGACTGTGGGGCGACAAGGGCATCGGCCTGCGCCAGGCGTACGGCCTCACCGAATCGCAGTCGCATGCGACCATCCCGACTGTGCCGGAGGCCATGGCCAAGCCGGACAGCGTGGGCATCGGCGGCGTCCTCAACGAGTTCCACGTGGTGCGCGTCGACGGAACCGAATGCGCGACGGATGAACCCGGCGAGATCGTGATCGACGGCCCGGGTATGGCCGCGGGCTACTGGCGGGCTCCGGAGCTGACCGAGGACGTCTTCGGCGGGGGCAGGCTGCGCACCGGCGACATCGGCGTCCGCGACGACGACGGCAGCATCCGAGTGGTCGGCCGGACCAAGGACATCATCATCTCCGGCGGCATCAACATCTACGCCGCCGAACTGGAGCGGGTGATCTCCGAACTCGACGAGGTCGCCGAGATCGCGGTGATCGGGGTCGCCGACCACGAGTTCGGCGAGACGCCCGCCGCACTCGTCCGCACCGTCGCCGACTCCGGACTGACCGCCGACGACGTCGTCGCCCATTGCCGGGCCCGGCTCTCGGGGTACAAGGCGCCACGCTACGTCGAATTCCTCGACGCGCCGCTGCCGCGTACCGCGGGCATGAAGATCCGCAAGGGCGACCTCCGCACCGACTACGCCGATCTGCCCTCCCGGGGAACGCGGATCGGCACCGCGTCACGCGCCTGA